TTAGATATGAGGAATCGAGCAGGGATTATAATGAAACGAAGTTATATACCTTCTGGATTAACTAGAACGAGAGCGGAGAACTCCGAGAACTGTATAATCTGCCAGCGATTATCTACGGGAGtcggtatatttttcaatccacGTAAATTACGAAGTTTGAGGTTCAAATACACGGCTCCGTTGCTGTTCCTGCAGATTTCGTTGGGAAGGATGACGATCTCTGCTTCCGGTTTTAAATTGACAGTTTAACGAGCGTGATTCCCAGTCTGATGGTTATTCTGAAAGAGAAGTCGCGGTTTTCCCTGATTCGTAATCTCTGCTATCGCATTCGTGACAACCGCCTCACTCCCTCCTTCGACCGTTACTTATCTACTTTATTTCCCGGAGCCTGTAACCGTTCCCTCCCCTTATAATAGCTGCACGCCTAGAAGCAACATCAATGGCGTTAAGTGCCGCGGAAGCTGAAAGAGAGGCCTGAAAAAACACAGAGAAACAGGTCATTAATTTGAGCTACCATTGAAATTCGGGGTTATAGAATCGGTGCGGCGGGGGTTGAGCTCTGCCATTTTATAAGTGCGCGAACACTGGCACACGCCGAATTTAACCGGCATGTGTGCGGGGAGCAAACATCCAGCTGCTGTGGAGCATTATGGAGGGAAGGCTATATCGCTGTTTaccttcctcttcctcttcggGGCCCGCCCCTCTCTTTCTGGATAAGATTAACGACCCGGCTGCCCGGGCGCTAATATCGAACcgagaaatatatatatatatatatgtgtgtgtgtgtgtgcgtgtgtgaaAAACCCGTCAAGTCAACGAGAACCGGCCGAAAAACTCAAAGCCGTTTTTCAAATCCTTGATTCGCGACAAACTCTCGTTGGCGACCCTCCGACAACTTTCCGGGTATGGATGAATTCAAGCTCCGACTTGGAAAGCTCCGACTTCTTCTTCCATGTCCCTCGATCGATCCAAGGAGCACGTAGGTACCTCGCAACTCGCTGACCTCCACGACCACTATGCTACTACACCAACCCGCGGAAAGACCTCGGATTAATTGTCACCTCCGCTTCGTGTAAATTGTCCCCATCGCTTCTCGTAAACTTCGGCCTGCCCAAAACTACCGATTCACTGATATTCGAACGGTTTTCCACCGCTGGCGCTATTCAacttcattattatcattattcttcGAAGATTTGTGTCGTCTCAGGCAATCGTTTCTTATCGCAAGACTTGGCGCCTCCCACCCAGGTATAGTAACGGGGAAACTTTTCTTACCCTCGGTCATTTGCCGTTGCAAAATGGCGCCCAATTGGAATCATAAAATACTGATAAATTATCATAATCGTAGGTGGGATTTGGTCAGATCCTAGACGGTTGAATTCTTGCCATCTGAGTGCGTCGTTTGAAAgttatttcatcatttttcaccgtcgaaaaacaaaattacgaTCATTTATAATTCTCAAGTGCAGCGTGTCGGCTAATTCGACATTCGGCGGAGAAAACGAACAATTTAGAAATTCACAACGTATGCTCGTAATTTCGAGAATATGACAATGAGAAATTGTCGACAGAATCAGTCGACTAAGGATTCCAGAATACACAAGTAATAAATGTGCGgtaatttaattattcgtTTCTTGATCGTTGTGGCTCTGGAGGATAGTTGGACTTTGTACTCGTAAACGCGGTACGGACTCATTTACAGAAAACACGCGATCGCGGCAGTCTGAGCGTGACCTGGAAAACTTGGGATTCGACTTTCCGTACCAGGAAAACAACAATAGCAACACAAAGGGCGGATgctaacaaacaaaaacagaCACACCACGACACTCGCGGTAGCTCCGGGCGCCGACAGCTGATACTGAGACCCAGTTTTCCCGGCGGTACGGACGTGAGATAATCTCTCGGCTTTCCTTCACTTCCACGTTGCTTTTCTCCTCTCGTAGAAAAGCACCTCGGAAAAAAATGGTCGGAAACATCGCGGCGATAAAGAAGTTTAATTTTGaggagttgaatttttcatacctCGGCTTCGCACGGTGTTCAGGCCTCTTTCCATCTCCAGTGCGGTAATTCGACAGGCCAACGGATTACAGGTACCGTGATCGAGATAACGAGATTGAATCGCGGATCgcgataaatatatttacgaCTTCCGTCCCGGGTCTGTACTCCTCTGGAACATGCTCATCCAGGCTGGATATTCGGCTCGGCGGGCagagggggtgggggtggaaaGGTCCCGAGAGGACCTCGCGACCTGGCTCACGGAACTCGACGAGAAAAATACGGGTTGAAAAGCCCAGGGTCGGTTCATAAATACGAATTAGAACTCCGGGGTAAAAGGTCGGACCTAAGGACGAGGCTAAGGCTCGCTCTTCTTCTTCCCCAGATATCAAACAATCGACGGAAGGGACGGGGACCGACGAAACTGCCGCGGCGGAAGAGGCGAGCAGCAAATCGGCCGAGGCCAATAAGGAGGCGGCGAGTCAGGGCGAGAACGAGAAGGACAAGGACGAGGCTGCCACCAGGATACAAGCCGCGTTCCGAGGCCACCACGCGAGGAAGAGCATGAAGGAACCGGAGAGCGGAACGAGGCAGCCGCAGAGCCAGAACGACGCGGAACCAACGCAGGAGCAGCTACTCGAGGAGTTCCGGGCGGATGACAAGGGTGAGAGGACTAGCGCTGTTTTCCATAATACAGGTTTGCAAGCAAAAAAGTGCACAGGGTTTTGTACTGTTTATTACAGATTTTCACTCACTGAAATCGGGGGAAGTACTAAGAAAATTCCATCACGTCAGGTTTTTTCTTTAACTCGTGATCGTAATTTCACTTAGAGTGGAACTCCGGTTTAACTCGAGATCTGGTATCCTCTTCTTAGTTCTAAAAATCCTATGCAAAAGTCATTTCTTACTCTCATTTAATACGTATTAGAGTGATACTCAAGAATAAGGGAAACAGAAAGTGGAAATCGGAAGTGTGTTCGGCGAGGTatcaaaaagaagaagaaaagatttcaTATTAAGTAAATTTCACGACGGAattgtttgtttcattttataagaaatattatttagtTCATTGTAACGAAATGGTaacttttcattattgttacgctttttttttacacaaacacGTTGtatattgcaaaaatattgtacgCGATGGAGGGAAATGGGAGTCATTTTCGGATTCAGCACACTCGAAAACTTGATATTCAACAGAAACATCCCATGCagctgaaaaattaatttttctttttttttttgcagacctgTATTATCTTTGGTTCCTCGTCATCCTTTTTGTTTATCCGTTATTCGTTGCGGAACTCACTCCCCGTACTTTCATAGGCGTAAGAAATGAGCTTAATTTTCCAGAACTCTGCAACGCTGCTACCAAGATCCAGGCGTCGTTCCGTGGTCACATGTCGAGGAAGGAGCAGCAGGTCGTATCGGCTGCCTCGGCGGCGATCAAGCCGATCGAACAGTTCGTAGAAAAAACGGCGGACAAAATCGACCAGAAGGTGAGTTCAGTGAAGGCAAGGCTACGTTCAGATCGCTCCGCAAAGATTCCGGGCTCTGCAGCCTCACCTTCGATAAGGACTGGCGGAGGCGACGTATAAACCACGGAGTAATCCCTCATTAGCCCATACCCTACAGTTTCCTTGAATACTAGCTTCCGCTTACGAGATGCGTAGATTACCTGGATTACTCGATCAGTCGAAATACGTCTGACGGTATCAACGCGCTGTGCCCGGATCTAAACAGCCATCCCTTTCCCGCGGTGCTGTTGTAATATTCATGCGTGTACCGTGTATCAAAGCATTATCCTTTCCCAGGTTCCAATATGGCGTCCAGTTTACGGCTTGAAAGGCTGATAAGTCCAGCGATTATCAGTGAATTATTACCAAACTCGGTACACCCATTCCAGCCATCGGTCTCTGAGCttctgaatttttccacaaattttcatcatcgcGATTGAAAATGGTATCGATTGAAACTTTTCAAGTGGGCCGATTTTCGGCGgttgaacaattttcttcactcgatataagaaaaataaatttcaggcATTCCCCAGTTGTCGGAATGGCTTTAGGCTGATGCCGGTTCACTCCGAATTACAAACACGGGCAGAGGAGTTTTTTCTCAGGCGAAAAACCCTGCTTATAACTAAGTTTGGGGAGCTTCAGATACAGTACCTGAGAACGCGGTGGGGTCAGAATACACAAATTACCGCGAATTCTTTCCCGCGTAATTTGCGTTTTTCATCCAGTGCGTTGCGAGGAGCGCGAGTAAGGCACTGCAAGGTTTGTGCTTTCAGACTCCGAATATAAATTTAACGCACAATTTTTCACGgcgagaaaaaacaaacaacgatGAACCAGATTTTCTTAAGAGAAAGCGAATAACCGTAACGCCGGAAAACTGGCGTACGTGGTTTTCTGCGAGGGTGAAACTCAGCGGAACATATCCTCGGGCAAACAGCACCCAATCGAAGCTCCGTCTCTTCTCAACGAGCCCTTATGCATGTGCGTTTGGTTATCGAGTCAGTGAGCGTTGGATGATCGATTGGTACCGATTAGCTTCCTTGCGAACGAACAAAACCCTATTCGAGGGCCGGTAGGCGTGAACGTTCCCAGCGATTTCCAcccttatttattattattattactgttttcttttttttttttatcatatcgCCATTCCTTCCTCACATATCGACGTTCACGCCTCGCGCCTGAATTACCGCCGATACGAAACTTCCGCGAATTTCGGGGCGGGATCCGGGTTTCATCGATCCCCTAAAAAATACAACTTCCCTCCGAGTTCGCCTCCCCTTCGACTGGCGGTTGACAGAGCAAGCTGTCCGGTAGTTATTCCTGCAACGTCGTGGGTGTTGAGTTACCGCTGTTTGTTCAACGCGATCAGATTCTTTCTCTAGCGCAAATTGGTAGTTGAGTTTCGTCCCGTCGTCTTACGTAAGTGTTTGATCAAGTCGGACAAACAATTGCTTGCAACGTTACAGTGTATAGTAGTCGAAGAAAATTCGAGTAATGCGAGTCAACGGAGGGATGAAAAAGGCGGAACCTtttgaggggaaaaaattctctGCACGTCTCGATTAAAGTGTTGAAAAGTGATTACACCGGCACGTGGGTACCTACAACGTTCGAGTCTTTGAAATTGCATTGAAACGTTCGAGATTCTCACTCGGCGTTCAGCTTGCGGGTCCTTTTGTGGCTATTGTTAGGCCGGCGAAGCGGCGCAGGAAAGTTTCCCGAGTCCGGGGATGGCAGGCAGCCATTCTCACAAAGAGATTGCGAAGGgaataattttccaacatCCGCCTCCGGCGCGGCGCGTTTGAACGACTCTCTTGGCAGCCGGCATAAGGTGTCGGAGATCAATGTtgggaaaaatatattcgcgaAATTCCCCGCCTTCTTCCAGTTTTTGGCTCAgtcagaaagagagagagagagagagggagagagagagcagaacgaaataaaaaaaaaaaaaaacaagcccATCCGTGTGCAGTGCGCCGCGCGAATTCCGGCCAGCCACTCCAATCAGCGGAGTCAGCTTTCTAGCTCTCTTCAGAATCTCGAACTCCAGCCGCTCTAAGGACGAAATCCaagaaaagagagaggatCGTTTGCcgtgtgaaataaaataaaattccgaaCGTTATGATAATATTTCCCAAAGGAAATGAGTAGAGAAAGATATTACGTCAATTTTGGGGCGTGAAACAATTAACTCGTTCATTCACACATTTTTCCTTACATAGGAttcactcaaaattttgaaacatgtGCCTTctgggtcactgattacgaatcggaattcgaaatttgaaaattcaaaatgtcaGGCAGATAAAGactagaagagaaaaaaatttacgcaaACTCTGTAAAGTTCTCTGGTGTGTACTAAGTTCGTGTAAAAATTAGCGTGTAGATTAGCAGAAAATGCTTTTTTTCGTGGTAAAGTACGAAttacgaaatttatttacatttcctattttcacaataaacggataaataaatttaaaatttttttaaacgtggAAATATCTCAGAGGCCATGTGGGACTAAAAAACTGGGCAATTGTTACGAAAAAAGTAGTTCAACGAATAATAagctgccaaaaaaaaaaaaaaaacaaaggtgGGACGCCGAGCGTACCAGCGTGAATTAAAGGGTTAAAAGCTCTGTACAAGCGGCCTAGGCGCACACGGGGTTAATAATTCACAGGGAATTGCACGCCACGGGGCATTTTCTTCCGCATAACCTTCACGCCGTGGCAAATAAGACCGACTAGTGCAGCAGTGCGACAATGAGTAAAACATCAATCCGCCCTCGGGGTCCCGCGAGCCGAGAGCTTGCACAAGgttttattgattttaacGTCACTCCATTGTTCCCCGAGACTCAAACAAAGCTCCAAAGTCCCTCGGCTATTGTTTTAAACACGTATCAAGCGTCGCGTCAATCAGAAGCAGCCAAACCGTGTAAGGATTTATTTATCACCGCTGATCAGGCTGATGAGACGGCACCCCTAAATTAAGCTCATCCGGCGACGACGGAAAttgatgatgaaaattgaccaataaaagattttcatttcttcgaaTCCGAGGTGAAAGATGGCAAATCCATTCTCTGACCGTCGAACCTTCTCCTCAGCTTTCGATATCCTCGCCCTCGGCCAATCTGTGAAATATCAATGGCGAGCGCCTCGCAGGGTgcagaaatattttgcaaacgAATCAGCATTTATGAGAAGCCCTCTCAAGGTATGGCCTGATCGATACAATCCCGTTTCTCCCTGGCTGCAGCCTCGTCACAGCTGAAGTCGAGGCCGAGTGTTATAAATCCCGAGAGAGGGTGCAGGATGTTTGTTCTGCACGATGGATCAGAATCAACGGGTGGTGAGAAATTTGGGGCGGGGTTGCAATTCCGAAAGCGCCTAgttctgaattatttcatGGCGAAACTTggaataaagaaatcaaacttttacgaaacaacaaagtttcgaatcgtCGGAAAGCCGACTGCTCAAGGTTCCGGGAtgcaaaattccaaaaattcaagttacgatagagcaaagtttcgaaaagtaaagttcgAATGGAGTGAAATCCCgacaaattaaaatatactcacacagcgtagaaaaatgagaataacCGAAAGTCTtagatcattcggaatttcggtgtttcagatttttaaattttctcactctCGCATTTTATCCTCTCGGAATtttgagcgtcgggtttcataccattcgaaactttgatgtttcgtaaAAGCTTGATTTGTTTATTCTAAGATACGCGTGCAAGAAATTCGGAATTCGGTGCTTTCGGAACGTTTAAAATTCGAGATTTCAACACCGCCCCCGAAATATGTCGCATCCTGAGGCATCGCAGTGGAATAATTAAGCCTCGGTCGGAACTGCAATCTCGCGATGTTAGAATTCAATTTGTCAATAATTATAAGGAAACCCGATCCCGTTTATTCGTGTAAAACGCGATCCAATCGTTAGCCAAAAAGCGATTACCCGCCCCTGAAAATATCACGAGATGATaaactgattaaaaaaaatcaaatattttcggACGTTATTTCTGCGCCCTTGCCGggtaataataacaaaccGGTGAATAAAAACCTGCCACGATATAACAGGAGCTTGTCGATCCTTATCAGTCACGATCCTTCGATCTACAGTCGCTTCTAGGCGGCCTTCGTGCGGTTCGCAGGAGTCGATTACtcgttgatttttctattttattttctacattttttcccGCCCTCCCCGGAGCTTTTTTTCCAACGGTTCCCATTTCGCGAAAAGGAAAACGGGACGCGTGTAGAAAAGTCTCGACAAAAAATGTAGATAATTATAAAACACGGCCGGGGTTCGATTCTCGGGGGTATTTCGGCCGATGCGCGAAACCGGAAACCCACCCTTTTTTCGCACATGCACACCTGCCCTCCCTCCCGATGTTACTTTCGCCTCACACTCTGTCTACCTGTTTAATTAATGCTGCACGGGCCGGACGCTCAAGGGGCGAAAGGGGGCGAAAGGGGGTGAAACGGGGTGAGGTGAGCGCTCTCTCCGCTCCGCTGGGGTGGGATCGATAATTTCAGCACAACGCCGGCTATTATTAGCAACTTTGACATTAGTTTCacacgtataatgtatatgcattgacatatatttacgtatatgtatgcCAATTACgccttatacatatattataccgaTGCAGACACTCGGTTACAGCGTACAAGTGCAGTcggaaattttattgtgatttTCGAACGCGAATTCTTGCGGCTTTCATTCAGTCCCAGACTTGAAATTACGCTCCGATATAATTTCCATTCGGTATCACCCCTAAGAACGGAAATTCGTCTTTTTTCTTGCCAATCGTCCCCTACAGTGATGTGCAGTTATATACGACGACGCCGGAAGGAAAGCCTAGAAGGCAgggaaattatttaattaccGATAATCTGGTACGCCGTTGCTGGCTGTAAGCtgataagataaaaataaagaaggaaagaaagaaaaaaaaataaaaaattgacggaAGAAACCCGAGTCGTTGATATAAACGCGTTAACGAgaagaacgaaagaaaatgagaaaagaaaaaatgacaaagttGCAGGCAAACTAATTTCTgtctgtagaaaaaaaaaaaaaaaaagacagagaAGAGTGAGAAAATATTCTCTGGATTCTGATCCACGTAGTAATTAATAATGACAattcttgttgtttttctttggaTAAATTTCGGGGCGCCCATTTTCTATTCGGTATAAGAATCGTGCCGACGACGCTGGTTTTCAACGTTCGTACGAATTATGACAACCCAGACCCAGACCTTGGGTATGAAACGTGGATTCGCGGTGAACATGATTTGATATTTGGCGAATAATGCAGGCCTTTCCCTGATCCGAAATCTCCTGTCCCCTCGGGGCCGACAACCAGCAAGGCGTACCTCTCGTGTTTATTCAATGATACGAGACCCAGTGCCCCGGTTAGAATTCATATCCTCTCGCGAATACGACACGCTGTTTAGCGCGGCTCGTTATTCCCGGGCGATAAACGAGATAATTAGTCGAGCGTTATTACAGCCGGTACTCGACGTAAGAATGACCAAAAAATAACGGACTTAAGACGAGACGCgtcgtttatttttaactcACTATCCACCGCTACGGACTCTGTATACAGCAAACGTTTAACGAGCGGAGAAAGTGATTGAGTTTGTTCATTTCAGCAGTCTAACAATCCGCGAAGCTGGTAGAGTAGAAGAGGGTTGACGGATTTCGCGAATTCCGAGCTGCGGGATCGATTTGCGAAAAGTCACGTGTCCGAGACGTGACGAGATTTCGTTATTCTTCGACGAATCCTGGCGGCGAGACGCGCCCAGAAATTCCGTTACCTTCGATCTTTGCGCGGTTCGTCAGAATGGAAaaagaataacgaaaaaagaaacggcgAAGCGGACGGACTCTGCAAATTAGGGTGAAATTCGCGCTTCGGTAAGCGTCAGGACTTTCATCATCTCCGGCAGGTCCGCCATGCATAAGGGATGATTCGGATTCAAATCACGGTGATATCGCGCAGCTCTCGGGTAAAAGCACAGCCCCTGCTGCAGGATCGCGAGTACGTTCTTTGACCCTCGGAATAATTTCCGATCTCTTCAACGACGACGATATTGTAGGCGAACACTGTGTGCATGTGCAGCGAATTGTTCGCGGCTTTCATCTTCGCTAATTATGCCCACTTCGTTTGATTGGCTAATTAATTTAAGGCCCCGTCCGTGGCTGGAAAATAGCCTGGCTGCATCCCGGAGTGAGGGAGGTAATGTATTCGTGTACACATCGCACGACCATGCTTTGCAAAATGAGCATACGACGCTGTATTATTACGTAGGTAGGTCGTACAGAGCCAACGCGATGTCttcgtcgcgtcgcgtcgcgtcgcgtcgttgCGAAACGTGGAATAATGTTGAGTGAAAAGTTTCTCATACCCCCTTAACCTGTTTCCCTGCGTACGTATGTGCATACGTTTATCTACGTTTCAATTTCTCGCAAACTTTTCCTAAAAGTTTATACGCGGCTCGATGTAGGTCGCATCTTCTCTTGAATGCAAAACAGGAATAACACAAGGGTGAAATTCTGTGCAGAGATTATTTATTCCGAAAAATTATTGCtcgttttacatttttatatttaatcgAAGATTTTTACAGGAATGTTTCGAACTGATAAACGTGATAAAAGCCAAGGTTTGAAGAATACAATCATTTCGATCGAGAATGTCGAGGTACTGAATcacgtaaagaaaaaataaataaacgaattcCTCACAAATTGTTTGAGCTTGattttttgggggggggggtttcggatagttaaaaaaaaaaaaagataaaaaacaaaaaaatcgtcaaatacCTTGACTATTTTTACTTCACTTTGTCTTCAGCCTTCTTATTATCGCGACTTTGTTTCGATTAACAAAATTGAGTCACCGATAGTATTATCTTCAGATCGAACCATAAGGAACGTCGGTTTTCCTCTTTCAGGTAAACGACGCGCTGAACGAACTTGAGAGCATCGACTTGACAGATCCGGATCTGCACAAGGCAGCAACAAAGATCCAGGCGAGTTTCCGGGGTCACAAAGTGCGCCAGGACGGGCCGGCAGTCGGAGGAACAGAGCCTGGCAAGTAGGCGAAAGTACCGAAGGTACACGGGCTGGAAGAAAAATCAGGAAGAACTTAAAAACCAAAGAGCAAAgataaaacgtaaaaaaaaaacaaaaaacaaaaaaaaattaaaaacgaaaaatttatcctTTTTCTAAGCcaccgcaaaaaaaaaaaaatcccggaAGGTAACTCGTCGtggggaaaaagagagagaagatcTACTGTTTCTTTTCCCAcaaataaaaaccaaaaaaaaaaaaagaaagaaaactgcGAGACACGCATTCCTGCGTCTAATGTAAATACAGCGGTATTATGAGTGGGATTTTATTGGCGCTGGCTGGAACGGAAAAACGAACAACCCGTTATGCGAACGCTAACCGCTAACGGATTATAAATTCAGTTACATATACGATTCCtatttctgttttattttatttttttttatttttggccctcgtttcaatttatcaaatcaCTTCTGATTATTAATTGAACCGTACGTCAcgtattgttgttgttattattgttattattattattatatatatacgtacagcgTAACAACGATGTAGAAGTGCATATTTTACATAATAACTAATCTAACTTATATAATTACGCGGTATAAAAACCGTAAATATGTGTGTGGTTCTTAGATGCGGGgaggtataatatacgtataatatatacacatgatAGAAAATAGAACCTAcattttgttataattttcaattgaaggcgaagaaaatttttaaaagaattttatcaaaaactgGAATATATCTTCAAGCCTACTGAATCGTTAAGACTTGCTGCggatttagtttttttttttatttattctcttttcctaatttttttaagtttgtCAAGGTAACATGTACGTCGTttattagaaagaaaaaaaaaacaatcgtacCTAACATACAGGATTTACGTTTAACAAAATTACAGTAAAACGGGGATCGAACGAGAAGTGAGAAGTGAATGATACAGAATCACTTTTCCGTACagtttattttgtaatataGTTACTCACgcattataggtataatatattatacacgcaaGATTAGTATATAAATACGTAGaagttataattatatagtaattattattctacaAGCTACAGGGAaaggaagaaattttcaaaggcATTGCGTATGCGtattgaaacgaagaaaactCGTTTATGAATAAACTATGAACACggggaaaaattataacgagctgagaaaacgaaaaaaaaagaaaaaaaaagaatagtgataaaaagaaaaaaaaatttagcgTCAATTCGATACTCAAATCAATTAGGGGGCTTCGTTTTGTTTGCGAGGCACGTACAATTATAATGCGATATAGGaatacgaaaaatatataaagaGAAGTCTGTGAGCggaaatattaacaataataacaatgataattatgataacaataacaatgataacaCGGTACTTAATGcaggaaggaaaaataagcgagatgagaaaattgagatatattacacgtattacattgaaaaatattacattttatatCCCAGGCGCCGATCTCGCTCGGtgtctgttattattatcgctaatgttgttgttattaacattattatcatcattattattatttttacaaacagGCCGTTTTCACGTCCGCGCGTCATTCATTCGTTTAATTCGCTAGCtgagaaaaacgaaagatgAAAACTAACGAAAAACTATAAATGTCGTATTATAATAACGACCGTAAAACAATACCgagagtaataataatacgaggaataaaatatgattccgctaattttaaaaaaaaaattgggctGCAAACCTGATCGAAGATACCGTTAACATTTGATAATCACTGATTGAAAGTTGTACTAATAATCGTTTTTGCCCCGTCAGATAATTGGGTACacttattatatatatatttatatacaatgCATACTCCCGTAATACGTGAATTATATACGCGGTATTAATTTCCTCCCTTGTAcgcaattttattatacctattatatatatatgattatacatcgtatatgtgtgtgtgtatatatttatatatatacatttatatgtacTGTATAATCATCCGATACACTTGATacacataattattatattatacctacatctaccaattattatacatatataactgTATAAAAAGCAGCCTAgtatctatacatacatatattattattattatacaccgtAACCGCGATTTTCTCCAATTTACACTAAAGCGATAAACTTCTGAtagtcgaaaataaaattgatatatcTTATA
This region of Neodiprion fabricii isolate iyNeoFabr1 chromosome 7, iyNeoFabr1.1, whole genome shotgun sequence genomic DNA includes:
- the LOC124186795 gene encoding cilia- and flagella-associated protein 91 isoform X2, with the protein product MGCNTSKESVQPTAEEAKEDSKNGDIKQSTEGTGTDETAAAEEASSKSAEANKEAASQGENEKDKDEAATRIQAAFRGHHARKSMKEPESGTRQPQSQNDAEPTQEQLLEEFRADDKELCNAATKIQASFRGHMSRKEQQVVSAASAAIKPIEQFVEKTADKIDQKVNDALNELESIDLTDPDLHKAATKIQASFRGHKVRQDGPAVGGTEPGK
- the LOC124186795 gene encoding cilia- and flagella-associated protein 91 isoform X1; amino-acid sequence: MGCNTSKESVQPTAEEAKEDSKNGDIKQSTEGTGTDETAAAEEASSKSAEANKEAASQGENEKDKDEAATRIQAAFRGHHARKSMKEPESGTRQPQSQNDAEPTQEQLLEEFRADDKGVRNELNFPELCNAATKIQASFRGHMSRKEQQVVSAASAAIKPIEQFVEKTADKIDQKVNDALNELESIDLTDPDLHKAATKIQASFRGHKVRQDGPAVGGTEPGK